A genome region from Populus alba chromosome 3, ASM523922v2, whole genome shotgun sequence includes the following:
- the LOC118054396 gene encoding uncharacterized protein produces MKNKASVFLKKIVSLLSSVTKAKSLAIKSKTSALKTRAIMLSLMRNKRVLVSSISDKIHRILNQPEKDSEDDDNGDQSKAIVLYCNAMANESSSCSQMAGTGDDQANNHYYCYDDDKYPDLTHSLFDDDDFEDPGGSIIDLVKNSKEDGEDFSLEDEIDHVADLFIMRFHKQMRLQKLESFKRNQEMLMRRD; encoded by the coding sequence atgaagaacaaagcttctgttttcttgaaaaagatAGTGTCGTTGTTGAGTTCTGTTACAAAGGCCAAGTCCTTGGCTATTAAGAGCAAGACAAGCGCCCTCAAAACGCGCGCTATTATGCTCTCTTTGATGAGGAACAAGAGGGTTTTGGTGAGTTCAATCTCTGACAAGATTCATAGGATTCTTAATCAGCCTGAAAAGGACAGCGAAGACGACGACAATGGGGACCAAAGCAAGGCCATAGTTCTCTACTGCAATGCGATGGCCAATGAGTCTTCGAGTTGTTCACAAATGGCAGGCACTGGTGATGATCAAGCTAACAATCATTACTACTGCTATGATGATGATAAGTACCCGGATCTTACGCACTCGCTATTCGATGACGATGACTTTGAAGATCCGGGTGGTTCTATCATTGATTTGGTGAAGAATTCCAAGGAAGATGGAGAAGATTTCAGCTTGGAAGATGAGATTGATCATGTTGCAGACTTGTTCATTATGAGGTTTCACAAGCAGATGCGTTTGCAGAAGCTGGAATCATTCAAGAGGAATCAAGAGATGCTTATGAGACGTGATTAA
- the LOC118054397 gene encoding probable 3-beta-hydroxysteroid-Delta(8),Delta(7)-isomerase, which produces MEGQPHPYAPRDLKLPGYVPNFLTQSTIVGVYLLTSVLVVSLIWILSGMSRKITKMNRLLMCWWAFTGLTHLILEGYFAFSPEFYKDKTAHYLAEVWKEYSKGDSRYAARDAATVTVEGLTAVLEGPASLLAVYAIASGKSYSYILQFAVCLGQLYGTAVYFLTAYLEGDHFATSPYHYYVYYIGANASWVVIPSLIAMRCWKKICSAVQVHGQKRTKTR; this is translated from the exons ATGGAGGGGCAGCCGCATCCATACGCACCAAGAGATCTGAAACTGCCTGGCTATGTTCCTAATTTTCTCACTCAATCCACCATTGTCGGTGTCTATTTACTCACCTCCGTTCTTGTCGTCTCTCTCATCTGGATCCTCTCTG GAATGTCtcgtaaaataacaaaaatgaatagGTTGCTCATGTGCTGGTGGGCTTTCACTGGTCTCACGCACTTGATTCTCGAGGGTTATTTTGCTTTCTCTCCAGAATTTTACAAGGACAAGACTGCTCATTATCTGGCTGAAGTTT GGAAAGAATATAGCAAAGGTGATTCAAGATATGCAGCAAGGGATGCTGCAACAGTTACTGTTGAAGGATTGACTGCTGTTCTCGAGGGACCAGCTAGCCTCCTGGCAGT GTATGCTATTGCTTCAGGAAAATCGTACAGCTACATACTTCAGTTTGCTGTTTGTCTGGGACAGCTCTATGGAACAGCTGTGTATTTCTTAACTGCCTACTTGGAAGGTGATCATTTTGCTACCAGTCCATACCACTATTATGTATACTATATTGGTGCAAATGCCTCCTGGGTTGTAATTCCCTCGCTCATCGCTATGCGTTGTTGGAAAAAGATTTGCTCAGCAGTCCAAGTTCATGGCCAGAAAAGGACCAAAACTCGTTGA